AATCACCATGGCGAACCAGCCAAACATGGTGACCAGCATGGCGATGTCCGTGGTCTTCTTGTACACGTTGCAGAGGTCTGTGTCGGCAATGACCTGCAGGAAAGCTTTGCCCACGTGCTCCTCCTGCGTGGAGGAGTCGCACACGATGCCCCCTGAGGATTCAGCCACCAGTTCCACAGCACggatcagctcctgcagccgACAGTCACACAGCCATGGGTTGTTGGACAGGTTCACCTTGGCTTTCAGGTTGCTAAAGGCGTCTTTGCTGACCGACACCAGTCTGTTGGAAGACAAGTCCAGAGAGTGCAGgtgctctgccaggctctggaAAGCCCCAGTTTCAATTCTGGCGATGGCATTGTGGGACagatccagctccagcaggagcgGCAGGTCCCGGAAGGCGTCGCGAGGCAGGAAGGGGATTTGGTTGAAGTCCAGGTAGAGCTTGTTGGTGTCATTGGGGATGTCCCTGGGGACCTCAGTCAGCTGAGCGTTGCTGCAGCGAAAGGTCTTCAGCCCCTCCTCTTCTGAGGGGTAACAGCCCTTGGGGAAGGCAGTGGCTGGGTGGAGGCAGGagcccaggaggaggaggaggaagaggctctgcaggagcagtcCCATGGTGATGGGGCGGAGGAGAACCCCCTGTGCCGCAGTCATGGTGCTGCACCGCCTTCCTCACACCCACAGTGCTTCAGCGGGACTTGGCACATCTGAGACAGGGACAACAAGGAGACAGTGTCAGGCTAGGGGAGACAGGGGCAGAACTGTCActgtgctggctgtgagcaCCACATCTGACCCTGGCCATGAAGCAGGGACAAGGATGGGGACCAGGACAACTGTCATGGCTCACACTTTCCCCCATGCCCGGCCATCACCTCGCTCGAGGCTCCTGCGTGGCAGGATcaggccccaggggctgggcacgTCTCCTGCGCCGGCAGCTGGGTTGTAACAACCGGAGGCGCTCGGGCTGAGCCAGAGGCGGGGTGAGCTCCCGCCCTGCCAAGGTCACGGCGCCGCGATCGCTGCTCGCAGGAGGCCGATGCATCCTGCGGCGGCCGGAGGACGCACCAGAGCGAGCCCCGGCTCCGGGCGAGTGACCGCTGCAGGCGGCCCCCGGGGAATGGCACGGAAAACATGTGCAGGCAGCGGCTCAGCAGGTCCCTGCTCCCGGCTCCACTCTCCGGGAGCGCCCGGGGCACACGCGGCGGGTTTTCTCCTTCCGAGGGGACCGGCACAggtgggtgctgggtgctgctgtgctctgcccactGCCACCCCACCGTGGGGTCGGGCTGCTCACACCACCCCGTAACCATGGGCCCCATCCAGCCCTTGATTCCGGAGGGGAAAAGCGTcagcaggaaagaaacaaaaacagaaaaaggaaattcacTGGAGCTGAGCATGCAACGAGTTcccagggtggtggcagcagatAAGGGCCGTGTCTGAGCGCTCCGAGAGCTGCccggctctcccagccctggctcccagcacgTTCAGGggtcccagcctgtccctgtgctggccatggcagagcagctctggggggcAGCATCCAGGTGCTCTCCCAGCATCCCAAAATCGAAGCCACTGGCGCTAACAGGCACCTGTGTCAGCCGGTCGggcagagctcagtgcagcAGCGGGAGCCTCGAGCTATTCCACCAGCAAAGCTGCCTCTGGTGCCTCTGCTCCCCGGAGCACCCCAACACCGGCAAACCCGCTTCGGGTGCTGACCGGGGCTTCTCGGTGTGGTGCAGAGGCGGCCAGCAGACGGTGGtccccaggcacaggcaggagagcaCCCGAGTGCCGGGCACTGTTACACAGCCCTGCCACGCCAACACACCCCAAGGTCACAcctgtgcagggctcagcccgcGCTGCCGGAGCCCCGCGATCCAGGAGGGTCCTGAGAGGGAaccagagctcagggcacacCAAGGGCACCGGGACCCCGGAGCCCACACTGCACCAGCCCCCCAGGTCTGACAGAGGTAACCTGGGACAAACACACCCCCGTGGTACCCACTGCCCGGGAAACGGCTGGAATAAGAAGGGACGCGGTGTCCCGGGTGGGGGCTGCTGCATCCACGGAACCGGGACACCCCTGCGGGTGGGACGCGGACCAGAAACGGCAGCGACGACAGCGAGCCAGCCCTTGCCCCACCGCGGGTTTCCCAGCCCGCAGCAGGGCGCGAGATCCCCAGCCCGACCACGGGGGTCGCCGCCAGCGCCAGGAGATGCTGTTGAGGAGCCGGGGGCAATGCGGACGCCAGGATTCTCCGTGAGCCCGGGGATGCCCGGGGATCCCCCCGGCCCCGCTTGGCACCGGGGGCGTCGCAGGCGAGGGAAGCCCCGGTGCTTCCTCGGGGAAAGCTCCGCTCTGCGCGGCGCTGCCGGCCCTCCCCTCCCCGCCTCCCGCCCCACCGGAGGTCCTGTTGCGGACTCACCTGCCTGCGCAGCCCCCGGCGGCGGagcggccccgcgccccgggCCGGAGCGGCCGCGCCCCGCGCAGCGCGGCGGCCCCGgagccggcggcggcggcggggccggtggGCGGGATCCTCCGCCCGGGCCTCCCCGGGGCTCCCCGCCCCCGACCCGCCCCGCCGGGGGGGCCGTGCAGCGCCGAGCACCCTCGGCCCCGCGCCCGAAGCCTTCCCAGCTCCTCGCCCCACGGGAGAGAAGCGCTACCCCGGGTCCTCACACCGGGAAGCGCGGGAAGACACCGGAGACTCAGTGAGGAGCTGCCGAGACCCCCGAgccgggggcagctggggccgGGGCGTCCCGGGACACTCCATGGCCTCCGCGTCCCCGCGTCCCCGCCGTACTCCGGTGGGAGCCCGCCCGGCTCCGCCCGACCGCCGGGACCCTCGGTGTCCCCCGGTGCTGCCCCCGCAATCCCCCAGGAATTCCCtcatcccctccccagctcttcTTGGGGAGCAGGACCCCCCTACCCCCACTCCGAGGGGGTCACGgtgccccccccgccccgcgccggcATCGCTTACTCGGGGAAACCCGACCCGCGGCGGTGGCACCGGGCGGGGCGAGATCCAGGGGAACCGGAGtgggtccccagcccagccccagcttgccgggccgggctgggctgaggctcggggccccgccgccccggggcACCGGCGAGTCTGGCTCAGGACCATGGAGAGCGGCTGCCGTTACCGggccccggggccgccgggAGGGACGCGGCTCCCGCTGCCCCGGTCCCGGATCTCCGCGGCGGGAGAGCCCGGCCCCGGGCGCTGACGTTCTCCCGCTGCTGTGCGGGGATAAACGTTTAGGAGGCACCTGGCCTGGATCTCACTTCAATTAGGAAAAGGGAACCTGACGGCAGCCAGACCCGGCCGCGGACAGATCCTCCCCAGAGACCCCCGCGCTCCCCCGAGGCCAGGCCATTGCTGGGTCTGGAATTGTTCAAAAAACCTGTGGATGTGTATTTGGGaaatggtttagtggtgaaggTGACAGTGCTTGGTTGTTGGTTGGAGgagatgatctcagaggtctttttgATGTTTCCATGCCCGTAGCCAAGCCCGACGCCGACCCGGTGCCAGGCTCACCGGGCAGGGCTGTCCCGGGACAccggcaggcagcagcaggcagccacagctggtgCTCTTGAGCGCTTCTCTGGCATCTCCCCGTTCGGCCGGGGAGCGGAGCAGCCCCGTGCTGCCCATCACCATTCCCAGCGCCGCCGGGAGCAGGGATGGGCGTGTTGGGATGTGGCGGCTCCGGTGACACAGCCCCACGCCGCGGGACGGGGCCAGGGTGACAGGCAGGTGTGTGAGGGGACCGAGCTGGGACCGGAGAGGCCGTGGGTGACCCCGGCAGCgggaacagccccagggctgcaccccaCGGGGGTCCCACGCGGAGGACACGGCACCCACAGCACAAAACCTGCAGTGCAGCACGACCCACGCGGACCCTTCCCACCGCAGGATGGCTAAAAATAGCCGGCACCGGCTTCTCGCTGCCACTACCGAGCTAAATATAACCGGCATCGACCGGGCAGCGGGACCGGCAGCAGCAGAGCGGGAGCTGAGCACGGCACGGCACCGGCAGGGCCTGGGAGAGAACGAGGCCTAAGAATCCACACGGGAACAGCCCCCTGAGCACGGGGGGAACGCGGCTGCAGCTGCCGGTGAGCGGATGGGGCCGATCCCCCCAGGGAACTCCCCGCCCCCGGTGCCGGTGTTCCCTGGGCGGGTGAACGCGGTGTGGGGAGCCCGGGGAGCGGGGTCGGGTCCCCCCCGCGCTCCACCGGCagcggctgctgctgcatcaCGGAGAGCGATGAATATTTATGGGCGTTTAAAAATAGCTGCTGCATTGTGCTTCCCCCTCACGTGCGGAGCCAGCGGGGTGCGGGGAAGCTGCTAAATTAGATGTCACCGCGCTGAGAGCTGCTCagtcaggcaggagcaggataaAAATAGAGCCTGCTGTGCGTGCGTGGATCTCCTGCAAAGCAGGACCGGATCCCGTGGGATCCCCCGCCTCCGCACCGGCATCCCCGCACCGCGCCCTGCCAAGAGGGCACCGCAGAGGAGCCGGGCGGGGACAACGCGGTTCTAGCGGGTGGCAATCAGGGGCCTTTCATCTGCTTTACCCCGCATCTGCGTCTCTCCGTGCCCAAGGCCCTCTGAAGGCAGACATTGCTGAGCTCTGGCTCCGGCAAGTGACCccgtgccctggcagcagcgCGGTGCCAGCATGTGAcaccctggcagccctggcagcccgcGGGGTCTCCGTGCTCTGGCCGTGCCCTGTCAGGATGGATGCAGACAGGGTCAGGgcacacagctcagcacagctcagcacaggggcACTCAGGGACCCTCGACATCACTGTGACTCCGCCTGGGCCAACACCAAAACTCATcgtgggctgtgccagctcggGGGGCACAGAGTGGCACCGGCAGAGCCGCGGGCAGCCGGGAGCACCTCGCTCGGGCCCCGCACACTGCCAGGGGCTCCGGGCAGGGGGTTTGCAGCCCAAAGCGGTGCCGGCgctgcccctctgctgctggaagagCCGGCAGCAGGCActcacagagccctgcacagaTGGCTGCGGCACCCGTGGGCCGTGCCAGCCCCACGCGATGAGCTTTGATGGTTGTGCAAACAAAAGCGGAGCCAGATGGTCTCCCCCGCGCTCCAGCGCTGGAATCCTGCGCTCGCTCCCAGCCCCGACCTTGGCTGGGTGTCCTGCAGCGCTGCCGGCCTGCCCGGGCTGTCTGCACAATACTGCCGCTGGGATTTTCATGCTATCACGGAATCAGAGtagtttgggtgggaagggactttaaaaaccacccagtcccaccccatgccatgggcagggacacattccagtACCCCAAAtcgctccaagccctgtccaacctggcctcgcacagttccagggatggggcagccacagctcctgctggaagctgctccagTGCTCCCCCACCCTCGGATTTCCCTGGGAGAAGCGGCAGGGGGGGCAGCCCCTCCTCCCCGGGCAGGCTGGAGGCACCCAGCGGGGTCTGGGGTCCCCTGTGATCGGTGCATCCCCCGATGCCCTTCCTTCGGGAGCCCGGAGCTCCCGCCGGTTCCCATGGCGGCCCCGCCTCTCCCGCTGCTGCCGGACTACAGCTCCCGGCGTgccgcggcggggcgggccgaGGGGCCGCCGGGAGCGCACCGGGAGCGCGGCGGAGCGagcgccggccccgccgagccgagccgagccgggccggaCCGGGCGGGAGCGGTGAGTgcgggccgggggcgcgggGCAGGACCGGGGAGCTCTGTCCTCCCTgggggcggcggcagcggcggccgaggcccgcggccgggccgggggaaGGTGCCTCGCATGGGCCCGGCCCGAAAGGAAAACACCGCAAAAGAGACAAGcgggtgctgggatggagctggggagcGGCGGGGGGGGGTCCTGGTTCGGTAGTGCGGGTCCCCACGGTGGGGTCGCGCTGTTCAGAGCCCGGCCGGGAGCGGGTCCTGCCCCGGCCTCCTGGGGCACCGTCCCGTCCCGGGAAAACGGGGAGGAAAGTGGGGTCTGGGACCCCACGTGAGCCCGGAGGAGCCCAAGCTCGGCCTTCTCTTGGTGTCCAAGATCTCCCGCTAAATCCACCAGGAAAGGCCGAGGGGGCAGGATCCCCGCCCTCAGCCGGGGCGGCTCACGCGTGTCCTCGTCCCCGTGTTCCCCGTgttccccgtgtcccctccggGGCTCCGGCAGCCCCGGGCCCCCGAGGAAGAAccgggcagcgctggggctCTGCCACGTCCAAcacagcctcaggctggagGGACACGGAACGCTGTGTTCCCAGTGTCACCTCTCACCCAGCACGGCCCATTTCACCAGCGTCCCCCATGTCCTCCATGCTCGGGTTCATCCGTTGCCAGCGGCACAGAAGGGTTTAAAGGATTTGTTTGGGAGGTGGCAGCTGTTGCTGCTAGAGATTGGGATCTGTGATCCGTGGGATCATCGGCACCTGCAGTCTGGGAACACTCAAGATCAAGATAAGCACCCgagccctccttccctccccagcccagtgAAGATCCTGCAGCAGGGTGCCAGGATTGGAGCATGATCCTGAAATCCCTGGGGAGGGGTGACAGCACTGCCAAATCATAGGATCATTGATTTAGGATGGAAAAggccttcaagatcatcaagtccaagtgTTAAGCAAGGGAACAGGAGCAGGTGGTGGTCACACTCCTCTGGGGACAAAGGTGAggaaggagctgcccctggacagggagcaggacaggcaggatgAGGCAGAGGGAGGGCTCAGCTCCACCACCTCACTGTGCCCTTTGCCACTGGCCACAGCTCCGACTTTTCCCCTCCTTGGATGGCCACTGTCCAatgtcagcacagccctgacctTCACCCTCAGCCGGGTGCAACATTCAGGCTTTTCTGTTccaaaaaaaagtgggaaagcagagcctggcagcagctgctgtgggaagggggGCTGGAGTCCTTCCCATGGTGGGCTGTGTCTTGTTGTCCTGCAGGTGAACAAATCCTGGTGTGGAATTAGAAATCAAACATGGGATGTGGCATGGGGGtagggacagggctctgggagctCGTGTGCCCTCAGCCAAGCTTGTGCAATCCAAAATTTGTGAGAGCTGGGCCAAGGGCTGCGGAGCCCCGGGCAGAGCTGGTGAAATATTTAAGGTGGGGAAGGACAGATTGGAGATGTGGAATCACCCTCATTGCAGCAGTGAGTGCTTGGTGTGTCTGTATGTCCTGCAAGAATGAATTAACCAGCCTCTCGTATGTTCCAGCATCCCACCCCTCTAATCCTTAATTTCACAaggaagggaaactgaggcacgggaaGGAGAATTGCTTCACATACAGCTTCCAAGTTGGGCCCTTTCCCACTCAGTTGTGGGTCTGCAACTGCTCTCGTTTACAGAGACCAAATCCAAGCTGCTCCTTAGTTTTTGGAAGTTACACTCATGGTTGGAAATTCcacagcaccagccatgggcacctctggctgcagggagcttCCACAGCCCTTGGATAATGGGATCAGGAAAGACTCCTGGAGAGAAGGTTTTTAACTGTTGATGAAAGTAGATTTGAAGGCCTCCAGTGAAAGCACAGATCCTTTTCTGTGGGCACTCCCTTCCCAATCCCTCTTCCTGCACCCTTTTGTTGCTCCAAGACCCAGCCATGTGgttcctcctgctgcacagctggaatCCCACAGACACAGCTCTCTGTGGAGCATCCAACTGTTCCTCACTCCTGTCTCCTGCATCCTCCAGACTAAACAAACCCATTTCCTTCCAGCTGTCCTTGCAGGTCATGTTTTTCCTACACCTCTGCTCattttctccagctcctcccaggaCTGGACAGTGTTCACCCAACATCCAGGAGATCTATTTCCCATGTCTGGCACTCAGCACTCCTGTTTACACATTCCATGgggtgcttttctttttgttgttgtaacAATCTGACTCTTTTTGACTCATTTATGCTTCACCCCAACCCCTAGTTTTCCTTCTGAGAGCCTTTGGGAATTGCAGCAGGTTTaggacagagctgctccctctgccagggGTGAAGTGCTGAACTCTGGCCCTCAGTCCTGTTTCCAAATCAAACTTTGGGCTTTTCTCTGAAATATCCATAAATTGGTGACCTGGGAGGTGAGCAACAAGGGAGTGAGCACCCCATAGACCTGCAGCCACTTTCCTGGAAACAAAATCCTTCTCCAGGTATGAGGCCCCTGACACAGTGAGGTGAGGATCTGCAGCAACAGCTGCCTGTGTGCATGGAAGAGGTTTGGGAGTTACTTGGAGCATTCCAAGAGCTGTGGAGTGGAGGCTGGCTGTgagtcccagccctgggcaggagtgGGGATGGTGCCAGCTCCTGAGACAAGGCAGGCCCAGCGCTCcatgagggagctgggaacagctggcAGTGAGGAGAGTGTGATGTTGGATCTGGCTCAGGCTCGCCTCCAGAGAGCTGGAGGGAACAGCAACACAGCTTCCAGCTGTGGGAAGCAACAGCAAAGCCACAGGGCCAGACATCAGGAAACAGCCTTCACTGTGGGGTGCTGCAGCCAAAGAGGATGAACTGGATCATCTCATCAAGCTCCTCTTCCCTGGGACACAAAGATGATTTTACATTTCCCTGATGTTGGTGTGAAGATACTCAGCTTTACAGTGGGTTTAgtttgtgctgttttctgtaATTCCTGGATACCAGTGAGCCAGagctctcctgctgccactggCACTGTGTCAGTCCAGAAAGCCACTTGATACCTTCACTGTCTCAGAGGCACCACTCCAAGGACTTGCTCTGACAGGGTGATACTCTCTtgcttcctctccctcctggcaCTGTCCAGAAAACCATCTTTGTGTTCCTCCTACATGGCAGTTGTTCCTTCCAGGTAGGGGAAGGGCTAACTCCtccccagctcttcctcctgAAACATCCTCCCAAGGCACTCTGTGCTGTTATCTCTCCCTTTTTACGTTCCTCAAGAAGAATCTCATTCCTTCCCTGgggggaaatttttttttgttcctctttttttcccctctgtaaGTCTTAAATCTGAGGCAAAACACATGAGCCAGAGTAGGAGACCAGCAAACCTCCCGAGCCGTGCAGAACCATGTTAATTTAGTTAAATTAATTAGGAGATCTGTTGATACAGAGCCTTTCCTCTGCAAATGCTCTGGTCCCTTCCCAAGTTTAAGGCATGCTGACTCCATAAACATGCAGGAagtttcctgtgctgtgtgtttcCATGATTAACACTGTGATGAGGATTTAAAAGTGCTTCAAAGTATTGGTTTGAGTTTTGTCAGGCAATCGTGGGATTGAACCTCAACACCTCAGCTCCAGGAAAACATCTCAAATCACAAGAAGCTTCTGTCACAGACAAGCTTCCCACACATAATTCCCAAATCTCAACCACTCCCGGAGTCAGCGACGTCAGCTCTAAGAATGGCAATACCgaggggcagaggagggaaCCGACTGGGGATTTTTATAGCAAACAGCAGATTTTGGCTTTGCTTGACAAccagcctgtgctcagccccaCCGAGCAGTTTGGATCCGGGCTCTGACCTCAGTGTTTGTGTTGCAGGGGCTCCTGCCAGCCAGGAGAGGCAGGATGAACGTGGGAACGGCGCACAGCGAGGTGAACCCCAACACGCGGGTGATGAACAGCCGCGGCATCTGGCTGTCCTACGTGCTGGGCATCGGGCTGCTGCACGTCGTGCTCCTCAGCATCCCCTTCTTCAGCGTCCCCGTGGTCTGGACCCTCACCAACATCATCCACAACCTGGTAAGGGAGCGGCACGGGGAACCTTGGCACAGCTGTTCCTCTGAGCAATCTGCTGAGATTCCTGTTGAAACAATTCCTTTGTGTTTCCAAAGATGCCGGGTGAGTTGCTCAATCTCCTGCCCTCGGCCTGTACTGGTGCCTCTGGGTTATGGATTTAAATCCAGCCCAGGTACAGGTGAGGCAGCAACTCCTGGTGAGGCTGCTCAGAGGGGACGTGGATTCATTTTCTGTAGGGCAAATCCTTCATTGTGTCCCCTTCCCAAAGGAATCTGTGACAGACCCCATCCCCGGAGTTGGTGAAACCTGAATTAGCCTCATGAGAgttaagaaaaaacaagattACCCCCTGATTTTGTTCTGCCTAAAGTAAAAGATTAGTCCAGGAACTGATTCTTCTCTCTGAAGATCAAGTGCCACATAGATTCCCTTGGGCACAGGGGACAAAAAACTTGTGGAATGGAGCAGCTGATTGtg
The DNA window shown above is from Molothrus aeneus isolate 106 chromosome 28, BPBGC_Maene_1.0, whole genome shotgun sequence and carries:
- the LRRC3C gene encoding leucine-rich repeat-containing protein 3C, coding for MTAAQGVLLRPITMGLLLQSLFLLLLLGSCLHPATAFPKGCYPSEEEGLKTFRCSNAQLTEVPRDIPNDTNKLYLDFNQIPFLPRDAFRDLPLLLELDLSHNAIARIETGAFQSLAEHLHSLDLSSNRLVSVSKDAFSNLKAKVNLSNNPWLCDCRLQELIRAVELVAESSGGIVCDSSTQEEHVGKAFLQVIADTDLCNVYKKTTDIAMLVTMFGWFAMVISYLVYYVRQNQEDARRHLEYLKSLPSKQRRSEESSTISTVV